One Theropithecus gelada isolate Dixy chromosome 3, Tgel_1.0, whole genome shotgun sequence genomic window carries:
- the REPIN1 gene encoding replication initiator 1 isoform X2, whose protein sequence is MGVGVSLLLQFSLTPGGYRSVGRSRRCSRGSIPRNIPKRSWKKPHPQLCSLQAEEEPMLERRCRGPLAMGPAQARLLSGPSQESPQTLEKEPRRLRQQGTSVAQSGAQAPGRAHRCAHCRRHFTGWVALWLHARRCQARLPLPCPECGRRFRHAPFLALHRQVHAAATPDLGFACHLCGQSFRGWVALVLHLRAHSAAKRPIACPKCERRFWRRKQLRAHLRRCHPPAPEARPFICGNCGRSFAQWDQLVAHKRVHVAEALEEAAAKALGPRPRGRPAVTAPRPGGDAVDRPFQCACCGKRFRHKPNLIAHRRVHTGERPHQCPECGKRFTNKPYLTSHRRIHTGEKPYPCKECGRRFRHKPNLLSHSKIHKRSEGSAQAIPGPGSPQPPAGPQESAAEPTPAAPLKPAQEPPPGAPPEPPQDRAEAPPSLYCCDDCGRSFRLERFLRAHQRQHTGERPFTCAECGKNFGKKTHLVAHSRVHSGERPFACEECGRRFSQGSHLAAHRRDHAPDRPFVCPDCGKAFRHKPYLAAHRRIHTGEKPYVCPDCGKAFSQKSNLVSHRRIHTGERPYACPDCDRSFSQKSNLITHRKSHIRDGAFCCAICGQTFDDEERLLAHQKKHDV, encoded by the coding sequence CAGAGGAAGAACCGATGCTGGAACGTCGTTGCAGGGGCCCCCTGGCCATGGGCCCGGCCCAGGCCCGACTCCTTTCTGGGCCCTCCCAGGAGTCACCCCAGACTCTGGAGAAGGAGCCCCGCAGGCTGAGGCAACAAGGCACGTCAGTGGCCCAGTCCGGTGCCCAAGCTCCAGGCAGGGCCCATCGCTGTGCCCACTGTCGAAGGCACTTCACTGGCTGGGTGGCTCTGTGGCTTCACGCCCGCCGCTGCCAGGCCCGGCTGCCCTTGCCCTGCCCTGAGTGTGGCCGTCGCTTTCGCCATGCCCCCTTCTTAGCACTGCACCGCCAGGTCCATGCTGCTGCCACCCCAGACCTGGGATTCGCCTGccacctctgtgggcagagcTTCCGAGGCTGGGTGGCCCTGGTTCTGCATCTGCGGGCCCATTCTGCTGCAAAGCGGCCCATCGCTTGTCCTAAATGCGAGAGACGCTTCTGGCGACGAAAGCAGCTTCGAGCTCATCTGCGGCGGTGCCACCCTCCCGCCCCAGAGGCCCGGCCCTTCATATGCGGCAACTGTGGCCGGAGCTTTGCCCAGTGGGACCAGCTAGTTGCCCACAAGCGGGTGCACGTAGCCGAGGCCCTGGAGGAGGCCGCAGCCAAGGCTCTGGGGCCCCGGCCCAGGGGCCGCCCCGCGGTGACCGCCCCCCGGCCCGGTGGGGATGCCGTCGACCGCCCCTTCCAGTGTGCCTGCTGTGGCAAGCGCTTCCGGCACAAGCCCAACTTGATCGCCCACCGCCGCGTGCACACGGGCGAGCGACCTCACCAGTGCCCCGAGTGCGGGAAGCGCTTCACCAATAAGCCCTACCTGACTTCCCACCGGCGCATCCACACTGGCGAGAAGCCCTACCCGTGCAAAGAGTGCGGCCGCCGCTTCCGGCACAAACCCAACCTGCTGTCTCACAGCAAGATTCACAAGCGATCCGAGGGGTCGGCCCAAGCCATCCCCGGCCCGGGGAGCCCCCAGCCGCCAGCCGGCCCCCAGGAGTCCGCGGCCGAGCCCACCCCGGCGGCACCGCTGAAACCGGCCCAGGAGCCGCCGCCGGGGGCCCCGCCAGAGCCCCCGCAGGACCGAGCCGAAGCGCCCCCCTCCCTCTACTGCTGCGACGACTGCGGCAGGAGCTTCCGGCTGGAGCGCTTCCTGCGGGCCCACCAGCGGCAGCACACCGGGGAGCGGCCCTTCACCTGCGCCGAGTGCGGGAAGAACTTCGGCAAGAAGACGCACCTGGTGGCGCACTCGCGCGTGCACTCCGGAGAGCGGCCCTTCGCCTGCGAGGAGTGCGGCCGCCGCTTCTCCCAGGGTAGCCATCTGGCTGCGCACCGGCGCGACCACGCCCCCGACCGGCCCTTCGTATGTCCCGACTGCGGCAAGGCCTTCCGCCACAAGCCCTACCTGGCGGCGCACCGGCGCATCCACACGGGCGAGAAGCCCTACGTCTGCCCCGACTGCGGCAAAGCCTTCAGCCAGAAGTCCAACCTGGTGTCGCACCGGCGCATCCACACGGGCGAGCGGCCCTACGCCTGCCCCGACTGCGACCGCAGCTTCAGCCAGAAGTCCAACCTCATCACTCACCGCAAGAGCCACATCCGGGACGGCGCCTTCTGCTGTGCCATCTGTGGCCAGACCTTCGATGACGAGGAGAGACTCCTGGCCCACCAGAAGAAGCACGATGTCTGA
- the REPIN1 gene encoding replication initiator 1 isoform X3 — MGVGVSLLLQFSLTPGGYRSVGRSRRCSRGSIPRNIPKRSWKKPHPQLCSLQEEEPMLERRCRGPLAMGPAQARLLSGPSQESPQTLEKEPRRLRQQGTSVAQSGAQAPGRAHRCAHCRRHFTGWVALWLHARRCQARLPLPCPECGRRFRHAPFLALHRQVHAAATPDLGFACHLCGQSFRGWVALVLHLRAHSAAKRPIACPKCERRFWRRKQLRAHLRRCHPPAPEARPFICGNCGRSFAQWDQLVAHKRVHVAEALEEAAAKALGPRPRGRPAVTAPRPGGDAVDRPFQCACCGKRFRHKPNLIAHRRVHTGERPHQCPECGKRFTNKPYLTSHRRIHTGEKPYPCKECGRRFRHKPNLLSHSKIHKRSEGSAQAIPGPGSPQPPAGPQESAAEPTPAAPLKPAQEPPPGAPPEPPQDRAEAPPSLYCCDDCGRSFRLERFLRAHQRQHTGERPFTCAECGKNFGKKTHLVAHSRVHSGERPFACEECGRRFSQGSHLAAHRRDHAPDRPFVCPDCGKAFRHKPYLAAHRRIHTGEKPYVCPDCGKAFSQKSNLVSHRRIHTGERPYACPDCDRSFSQKSNLITHRKSHIRDGAFCCAICGQTFDDEERLLAHQKKHDV, encoded by the coding sequence AGGAAGAACCGATGCTGGAACGTCGTTGCAGGGGCCCCCTGGCCATGGGCCCGGCCCAGGCCCGACTCCTTTCTGGGCCCTCCCAGGAGTCACCCCAGACTCTGGAGAAGGAGCCCCGCAGGCTGAGGCAACAAGGCACGTCAGTGGCCCAGTCCGGTGCCCAAGCTCCAGGCAGGGCCCATCGCTGTGCCCACTGTCGAAGGCACTTCACTGGCTGGGTGGCTCTGTGGCTTCACGCCCGCCGCTGCCAGGCCCGGCTGCCCTTGCCCTGCCCTGAGTGTGGCCGTCGCTTTCGCCATGCCCCCTTCTTAGCACTGCACCGCCAGGTCCATGCTGCTGCCACCCCAGACCTGGGATTCGCCTGccacctctgtgggcagagcTTCCGAGGCTGGGTGGCCCTGGTTCTGCATCTGCGGGCCCATTCTGCTGCAAAGCGGCCCATCGCTTGTCCTAAATGCGAGAGACGCTTCTGGCGACGAAAGCAGCTTCGAGCTCATCTGCGGCGGTGCCACCCTCCCGCCCCAGAGGCCCGGCCCTTCATATGCGGCAACTGTGGCCGGAGCTTTGCCCAGTGGGACCAGCTAGTTGCCCACAAGCGGGTGCACGTAGCCGAGGCCCTGGAGGAGGCCGCAGCCAAGGCTCTGGGGCCCCGGCCCAGGGGCCGCCCCGCGGTGACCGCCCCCCGGCCCGGTGGGGATGCCGTCGACCGCCCCTTCCAGTGTGCCTGCTGTGGCAAGCGCTTCCGGCACAAGCCCAACTTGATCGCCCACCGCCGCGTGCACACGGGCGAGCGACCTCACCAGTGCCCCGAGTGCGGGAAGCGCTTCACCAATAAGCCCTACCTGACTTCCCACCGGCGCATCCACACTGGCGAGAAGCCCTACCCGTGCAAAGAGTGCGGCCGCCGCTTCCGGCACAAACCCAACCTGCTGTCTCACAGCAAGATTCACAAGCGATCCGAGGGGTCGGCCCAAGCCATCCCCGGCCCGGGGAGCCCCCAGCCGCCAGCCGGCCCCCAGGAGTCCGCGGCCGAGCCCACCCCGGCGGCACCGCTGAAACCGGCCCAGGAGCCGCCGCCGGGGGCCCCGCCAGAGCCCCCGCAGGACCGAGCCGAAGCGCCCCCCTCCCTCTACTGCTGCGACGACTGCGGCAGGAGCTTCCGGCTGGAGCGCTTCCTGCGGGCCCACCAGCGGCAGCACACCGGGGAGCGGCCCTTCACCTGCGCCGAGTGCGGGAAGAACTTCGGCAAGAAGACGCACCTGGTGGCGCACTCGCGCGTGCACTCCGGAGAGCGGCCCTTCGCCTGCGAGGAGTGCGGCCGCCGCTTCTCCCAGGGTAGCCATCTGGCTGCGCACCGGCGCGACCACGCCCCCGACCGGCCCTTCGTATGTCCCGACTGCGGCAAGGCCTTCCGCCACAAGCCCTACCTGGCGGCGCACCGGCGCATCCACACGGGCGAGAAGCCCTACGTCTGCCCCGACTGCGGCAAAGCCTTCAGCCAGAAGTCCAACCTGGTGTCGCACCGGCGCATCCACACGGGCGAGCGGCCCTACGCCTGCCCCGACTGCGACCGCAGCTTCAGCCAGAAGTCCAACCTCATCACTCACCGCAAGAGCCACATCCGGGACGGCGCCTTCTGCTGTGCCATCTGTGGCCAGACCTTCGATGACGAGGAGAGACTCCTGGCCCACCAGAAGAAGCACGATGTCTGA
- the REPIN1 gene encoding replication initiator 1 isoform X4: MLERRCRGPLAMGPAQARLLSGPSQESPQTLEKEPRRLRQQGTSVAQSGAQAPGRAHRCAHCRRHFTGWVALWLHARRCQARLPLPCPECGRRFRHAPFLALHRQVHAAATPDLGFACHLCGQSFRGWVALVLHLRAHSAAKRPIACPKCERRFWRRKQLRAHLRRCHPPAPEARPFICGNCGRSFAQWDQLVAHKRVHVAEALEEAAAKALGPRPRGRPAVTAPRPGGDAVDRPFQCACCGKRFRHKPNLIAHRRVHTGERPHQCPECGKRFTNKPYLTSHRRIHTGEKPYPCKECGRRFRHKPNLLSHSKIHKRSEGSAQAIPGPGSPQPPAGPQESAAEPTPAAPLKPAQEPPPGAPPEPPQDRAEAPPSLYCCDDCGRSFRLERFLRAHQRQHTGERPFTCAECGKNFGKKTHLVAHSRVHSGERPFACEECGRRFSQGSHLAAHRRDHAPDRPFVCPDCGKAFRHKPYLAAHRRIHTGEKPYVCPDCGKAFSQKSNLVSHRRIHTGERPYACPDCDRSFSQKSNLITHRKSHIRDGAFCCAICGQTFDDEERLLAHQKKHDV, translated from the coding sequence ATGCTGGAACGTCGTTGCAGGGGCCCCCTGGCCATGGGCCCGGCCCAGGCCCGACTCCTTTCTGGGCCCTCCCAGGAGTCACCCCAGACTCTGGAGAAGGAGCCCCGCAGGCTGAGGCAACAAGGCACGTCAGTGGCCCAGTCCGGTGCCCAAGCTCCAGGCAGGGCCCATCGCTGTGCCCACTGTCGAAGGCACTTCACTGGCTGGGTGGCTCTGTGGCTTCACGCCCGCCGCTGCCAGGCCCGGCTGCCCTTGCCCTGCCCTGAGTGTGGCCGTCGCTTTCGCCATGCCCCCTTCTTAGCACTGCACCGCCAGGTCCATGCTGCTGCCACCCCAGACCTGGGATTCGCCTGccacctctgtgggcagagcTTCCGAGGCTGGGTGGCCCTGGTTCTGCATCTGCGGGCCCATTCTGCTGCAAAGCGGCCCATCGCTTGTCCTAAATGCGAGAGACGCTTCTGGCGACGAAAGCAGCTTCGAGCTCATCTGCGGCGGTGCCACCCTCCCGCCCCAGAGGCCCGGCCCTTCATATGCGGCAACTGTGGCCGGAGCTTTGCCCAGTGGGACCAGCTAGTTGCCCACAAGCGGGTGCACGTAGCCGAGGCCCTGGAGGAGGCCGCAGCCAAGGCTCTGGGGCCCCGGCCCAGGGGCCGCCCCGCGGTGACCGCCCCCCGGCCCGGTGGGGATGCCGTCGACCGCCCCTTCCAGTGTGCCTGCTGTGGCAAGCGCTTCCGGCACAAGCCCAACTTGATCGCCCACCGCCGCGTGCACACGGGCGAGCGACCTCACCAGTGCCCCGAGTGCGGGAAGCGCTTCACCAATAAGCCCTACCTGACTTCCCACCGGCGCATCCACACTGGCGAGAAGCCCTACCCGTGCAAAGAGTGCGGCCGCCGCTTCCGGCACAAACCCAACCTGCTGTCTCACAGCAAGATTCACAAGCGATCCGAGGGGTCGGCCCAAGCCATCCCCGGCCCGGGGAGCCCCCAGCCGCCAGCCGGCCCCCAGGAGTCCGCGGCCGAGCCCACCCCGGCGGCACCGCTGAAACCGGCCCAGGAGCCGCCGCCGGGGGCCCCGCCAGAGCCCCCGCAGGACCGAGCCGAAGCGCCCCCCTCCCTCTACTGCTGCGACGACTGCGGCAGGAGCTTCCGGCTGGAGCGCTTCCTGCGGGCCCACCAGCGGCAGCACACCGGGGAGCGGCCCTTCACCTGCGCCGAGTGCGGGAAGAACTTCGGCAAGAAGACGCACCTGGTGGCGCACTCGCGCGTGCACTCCGGAGAGCGGCCCTTCGCCTGCGAGGAGTGCGGCCGCCGCTTCTCCCAGGGTAGCCATCTGGCTGCGCACCGGCGCGACCACGCCCCCGACCGGCCCTTCGTATGTCCCGACTGCGGCAAGGCCTTCCGCCACAAGCCCTACCTGGCGGCGCACCGGCGCATCCACACGGGCGAGAAGCCCTACGTCTGCCCCGACTGCGGCAAAGCCTTCAGCCAGAAGTCCAACCTGGTGTCGCACCGGCGCATCCACACGGGCGAGCGGCCCTACGCCTGCCCCGACTGCGACCGCAGCTTCAGCCAGAAGTCCAACCTCATCACTCACCGCAAGAGCCACATCCGGGACGGCGCCTTCTGCTGTGCCATCTGTGGCCAGACCTTCGATGACGAGGAGAGACTCCTGGCCCACCAGAAGAAGCACGATGTCTGA